Proteins from one Caldisalinibacter kiritimatiensis genomic window:
- a CDS encoding transposase — MAKRYNEDFKNTIVDLYKSGESIPKLSDEYGIAKSTISGWIKNKKQITVDDNKTITVEEYKKLKKELAKIKEENQILKKAMAIFAKE; from the coding sequence TTGGCAAAAAGATACAATGAAGATTTCAAAAATACAATAGTAGACTTATACAAATCTGGAGAATCTATACCAAAGTTAAGTGACGAATATGGCATAGCAAAATCTACTATAAGTGGCTGGATTAAGAATAAAAAACAAATTACAGTTGATGACAATAAAACTATAACTGTTGAAGAATATAAAAAATTGAAAAAAGAACTTGCTAAAATCAAGGAGGAAAATCAGATATTAAAAAAGGCTATGGCCAT